A window of the Cololabis saira isolate AMF1-May2022 chromosome 19, fColSai1.1, whole genome shotgun sequence genome harbors these coding sequences:
- the LOC133419247 gene encoding sphingomyelin synthase-related protein 1-like, which produces MTHLSVRRWTPKHVAKWLKEEGFCDYVDLLCNKHRLDGTSLLALSEYDLRSPPLELKVLGDIKRLMVSIRKLQKQNLDVLEELGVPFDGHSPTGSGGTLDWLCNGDPGRDCDSTDTAPVGEEYHQYTNGKYKQQMRRLDPEYWKTVLSSVYVVFVFGFTSFVMVIVHERVPDMRTYPPLPDIFLDSVPRIPWAFAMAEACGVILCNIWLLVLLLHKHRSILLRRLCSLMGTVFMLRCITMFVTSLSVPGQHLQCSGKIYGDMWAKLQRAVAIWSGFGMTLTGVHTCGDYMFSGHTVVLTMLNFFVTEYTPRSWNFIHTLSWVLNLFGIFFILAAHEHYSIDVFIAFYITTRLFLYYHTLANTRAYQQSRRARIWFPMFSFFECNVNGPVPNEYCWPFSKPTVFRRMIG; this is translated from the exons ATGACCCATCTGAGCGTCCGTCGTTGGACACCGAAGCATGTTGCCAAGTGGCTGAAGGAAGAAGGCTTTTGTGACTATGTTGACCTGTTGTGTAACAAGCACCGACTGGACGGAACCAGTCTGCTCGCCCTGAGCGAGTACGACCTCCGCTCGCCCCCTCTGGAGCTCAAGGTTCTGGGGGACATTAAGAGGCTGATGGTCTCCATCCGCAAGCTTCAGAAACAGAACCTGGacgtgctggaggagctgggcGTACCGTTCGACGGCCACTCCCCTACGGGCTCTGGAGGCACCTTGGACTGGCTGTGTAACGGAGACCCGGGCAGGGACTGTGACAGTACCGACACAGCGCCGGTGGGAGAGGAGTACCACCAGTACACTAATGGCAAATACAAGCAGCAGATGAGGCGCCTTGATCCCGAGTACTGGAAGACGGTGCTCAGCTCCGTCTAtgtggtgtttgtgttcggCTTCACATCCTTTGTCATGGTCATAGTGCACGAACGGGTGCCGGACATGCGCACATACCCTCCCCTGCCAGACATTTTCCTAGACAG TGTGCCTAGAATACCGTGGGCCTTTGCCATGGCTGAAGCGTGTGGCGTGATCCTCTGCAACATCTGgctgctggttctgctgctgcatAAACACAG GTCCATTCTTCTGCGGCGCTTGTGCAGCCTGATGGGCACGGTGTTCATGCTGCGCTGTATTACGATGTTTGTCACCTCTCTCTCGGTGCCAGGACAGCACCTGCAGTGCTCAGGAAAG ATATACGGCGATATGTGGGCCAAACTTCAGCGGGCTGTGGCCATCTGGAGTGGTTTTGGGATGACTCTGACTGGAGTGCACACGTGTGGCGACTACATGTTCAGCGGCCACACCGTGGTCCTCACTATGCTGAACTTCTTTGTCACAGAGT ACACTCCACGAAGCTGGAACTTCATTCACACCTTGTCCTGGGTCCTGAACCTCTTCGGTATTTTCTTCATCCTGGCTGCACATGAGCACTACTCCATTGACGTGTTCATAGCCTTCTACATCACTACCAGACTCTTCCTGTACTACCACACACTGGCCAACACCCGGGCCTACCAGCAGAGTCGACGAGCCCGCATCTGGTTCCCCATGTTTTCCTTCTTTGAGTGCAACGTCAACGGGCCAGTCCCCAACGAGTACTGCTGGCCCTTCTCGAAGCCGACTGTGTTCAGGAGGATGATTGGATAA
- the LOC133419146 gene encoding voltage-dependent anion-selective channel protein 2-like: protein MAVPPTYADLGKSAKDIFNKGYGFGLVKLDVKTKSSNGVEFKTTGLSNIDTSKVTGALETKYKWSEYGLTFTEKWTTENTLGTEVCVEDQITKGLKLTFDTTFSPNTGKKSGKVKTAYKREYVNAGVDVDLDFAGPTIHGAAVAGYEGWLAGYQMSLDTAKSKMTQSNFSIGYKTGDFQLHTNVNDGSEFGGSIYQKVNDKLETAVNLAWTAGSNGTRFGIAAKYQLDSTASISAKVNNASLVGIGYTQTLRPGMKLILSALVDGKNINAGGHKLGLGLELEA from the exons ATGGCAGTTCCTCCAACATATGCAGACCTGGGAAAATCAGCCAAGGATATCTTCAACAAGGGATACG GGTTTGGACTGGTTAAGCTTGATGTGAAGACCAAGTCATCAAATGGAGTG GAATTTAAAACGACTGGCTTGTCCAACATAGACACCAGCAAGGTCACTGGTGCACTGGAAACCAAGTACAAATGGTCTGAATATGGGCTGACGTTCACAGAGAAGTGGACCACAGAAAACACACTTGGAACGGAAGTTTGTGTTGAAGATCag ATTACCAAAGGACTGAAACTTACTTTTGATACTACATTTTCACCCAACACTGG GAAGAAAAGCGGAAAGGTCAAGACCGCTTATAAAAGGGAATACGTCAATGCCGGAGTTGATGTAGATTTAGATTTCGCTGGTCCCACTATTCATGGAGCAGCAGTGGCTGGTTATGAAGGATGGCTGGCGGGCTACCAGATGTCCCTCGACACAGCCAAATCTAAGATGACCCAGAGCAACTTCTCTATCGGTTACAAGACTGGGGACTTCCAGCTCCACACCAATGT AAATGATGGTTCAGAGTTTGGTGGATCCATTTATCAGAAGGTAAATGACAAACTGGAGACCGCTGTGAATCTCGCCTGGACGGCAGGCAGCAACGGCACTCGCTTTGGAATCGCTGCTAAATACCAGTTAGACTCCACCGCTTCCATATCA GCTAAGGTGAATAATGCCAGCTTGGTAGGAATTGGTTACACTCAGACTTTGCGGCCTG GTATGAAACTCATCCTCTCAGCGTTGGTGGATGGGAAGAACATTAATGCTGGCGGTCACAAGCTCGGGCTGGGTCTGGAACTGGAAGCATGA